The genomic region CGTTCGGAAAGACACGATAGTGAGATACAGTGAGATCACGGAGCTGACAGCGATACCGGCACCAGCAACAGTAAGCGGGATGTCGAAGGTGAGCGGCATAGCTGCGGCAATCTCACCGTATCCCAGTCTGGCATAGGACGTCGCCAGAATAGTGTTTAGCAGTGCCTGCAAGCTAACTATCAGGGCTAAAAACGCTGCGAGTAGTATCCCGCCGGTACGACTGAACAGCCGGTACCCCGCCTCTTCGAGGGCGGAGCCGATTTGGAGGGCCATCGTCGGACCACTTCGACAAGCAATGGCAAAAGTGTTGCTTCAGTGTGACAATGCAACCCAGTTCACACGTCCGATTCCGACCCGCGCTCGACGAACTCGATCAGGTCCTCAGCCGGGACGAATCCGTCGGCACGGCGGTGAATCAGGTCTCCGTCAGCAAATAGCAGGAACGTCGGCACGCTCCGGACATCAAACGCGTCGACAGCATCGAGGTCGTGTTTCGGATTGAACACGATCACTGTGGCGTCAGTGGCTTTCGCAGCGATGTCAAGTATCGGCTCCATCGACTTGCAGATAGTACAGCCAGTTGTTCGGACCATCACCAGCACGCGGTCATCCGTCGCCAGTACGTCGTCGAGTTCGTCCCGTGTTTCGACCGTCTGAACGCTGTGTTCCGTTTTCGTGTCCATGGGGGCAGTACGTGCCACAGCGCGAAGAACCCCGCGACGAGTCACGCTCGTTCGGCCGCAACTGCTGTCCGGGGCCGTCAGTCCTCGATTTCACGGACGACCGACGCGGGGTTGCCCTGAACGACGACGCCAGCGGGAACGTCGTCAGTGACGACTGCGCCAGACCCGATGACGGCGTCGTCACCGACGGTGACGCCCGGGTTGATGACCGCCTGCCCGCCGACCCAGACGTTGTCGCCGATAGTCACCGGCTTCCCGTACTCGACGCCGCTGCGTCGTTCATCCGGGTCGAGCGGATGCGTCGCGGTGTAGATGTGGACGCCCGGCCCGAGCAGGCAGTCGTCGCCGATATCGACCCGGCAGACGTCCAGTACGACGCAGTCGAAGTTCGCGTAGAACCCCTCACCGACGTGGATGTTGTCGCCGTAGTCACACCGGAACGGCGGTTCGACGTGGCAGTCCGCGCCGACCGAGCCGAACAGGTCCTCGATGAGCGCCTGTCTGGTGTCAGTGTCTGCCGGGTCGGTCTGGTTGTACTCCCGGGTGAGTTCGTTCGCACGCTCACGGGCGGCGACGAGTTCCGGGTCGCTCGCGTCGTAGCGCTCGCCAGCGAGCATCTTTTCTTTTTCAGAGGGCATGCCGACCAGCCTCCGGAGTCTCTCTCGCGGTGCAGCGAGGGATAGTCATAGTGGGCTGTCGAAGCGCCCTGATAAGAGATGTTGGGGTCGGCATCGCGTCCCGAAACACGACCCACCCTGCTAGCCCGGAACGGATTTATAGTCGACCGTCGCCTACCATGGTTCGTGAACCGCACGGCAGCGCTCGACGCAGTCGTCTTCGGTGTCGACATCCAGAGCGGCGACGTGCGCGGCGACGCGCCGTCGTACGCGCTGGTGGTCTTCGACGGGGAATCAGTCGAGCGAGACGTGGTCTCGCGGCGGAAGCTCCGCCGGCGCATCGAGGACGAGGAGCCGGCCATCGTCGCGACGGACAATATGTACGAACTTGCCGAGGACAAGGACGCTCTGATCCACGTCCTCGGGTCCCTCCCCGACGAAACGAAACTGGTGCAGGTGACCGGCGACGAGCGGCCCGAACCGCTTTCCCGGGTCGCCAAACGTCACGGCGTCCCCTACGGCAAGGACCCGATGGAGGAAGCCGAGGCCGCGGCCCGGCTGGCCGCCGCCAACGTCGGGCAGGAGGTGTCCGCCTTCACCGATACAACAGAGGTGAAGGTCTCGCGGGGCCGCTCGACCGGAAAAGGCGGGTGGTCAGAGGACCGCTACACCCGGCGCATCCACGGCGCAGTCCGGAAGCGAACGCGCGATATCGAGTCCGAGCTCGACGCTGCCGGCCTGGAGTACGAGCGGGACGTGACAGAGAAGTATGGCGGGTTCTCCAACGCCGTGTTTCAGGTCTCGGCCCGACCACAGGACATCCCGGTATCGAGAGCCCGGTCGGGCGACACGCGCGTCGAAATCGAGCGACAGCGGCGGGACGGCATCGAGTTCAAGCCGCTCGCGAAACGGCGCGACCACGTCGTCGTCGGCGTCGACCCCGGAACGACGACGGCCGTTGCCATCGTCTCTCTGGACGGCACTGTACTGGACGTGTACTCCTCACGCACTGACGACGCCGCCGCGACGACGGAGTGGATTATCGAACGCGGACGGCCCGTCGTCGTCGCCGCCGACGTGACGCCGATGCCAGAAACGGTCGAGAAGCTCCGGCGCTCCTTCAGCGCCGCCGGCTGGGAACCCGACACCGACCTTCCGGTCGACGAGAAGAAACACCGGACCCGGGAGGAGGCGTACGACAACGACCACGAGCGAGACGCGATGGCCGCCGCCCTCTACGCCTTCGACAACCACGCCGACCAGTTCGAGCGCGTCGCGGGCAAGGTCCCGCCACAGTACGATGTCGGACCGGTCATCGACCGCGTCGTCGCCGGCGAGGAGAGCGTCGAAACAGTGTTGCGGGACCTCGAAGACGACGACAGTGAGGACGAGGACACCACGGCGCACGAACCGCGGGAACTCACCGACGACGAGAAGGAGATCAAGCGGCTGAACGCCCGCATCGAACGGCTCGAATCACACGTTGACGACCTCAAAGAGACAATCAAGCGCAAGGACGACCAGCTCTCGGAGAAGGACAAGCAACTGGAGAAGGCCCGCAGCGAGGGCCGGCGCGAGGTCAGAAAAGACCGCGAGGTGACGCGGCTTCAGCGGCGTAACGAGGCCCTCGAACGGAAAGTCGATGAGGAGGAGGAGAAACGCGAGGCGCTGGCCGACAAGCTCGAGAGGCTGAAGGCGCTGTGGAAGCTCGATCACTCGAACTTCGCCGATGTCTCAGAGAAACAGGAGGGGCTGACCCCGGTCAAGGTGGTCGAACAGTTCACCAGAGACGCCATCGCCGACGCTGATGAACGGTTCGGCCTCGTTGAGGATGACATTGTCATGTTCCGGGACGCCTCGGGCGCGGGCCGGTCGACGGCCCAGCAGCTGGCGGATATCGACCCGAAAATCGTCCTCCGGAACGGGAACCTCTCTGACATCGCCGATCAGGTGCTGTTTGATAACGACATTCCTGTCGCGCCAGCGGAGATGGTCACCGTACAGGAAGTGGACGAACTGGCCGTCACCCGCGAAGGCGAAATCGAGGCGGCAATCGAGGACTGGGAAGAGCGCGCCGCCGACCGCCGGAAGGAGCAGAACGCGGAGATGGTCGACCAGATCATCAGCGAACACCGGGCTGACCGGCCGACGAGCGAGAACTAGGTACTGTGTTGGCGGCCGGTGAACAGTCGCTAGCCGGCCCCGCCACCGGTGCGGGACTGCTCCGACAGCGAGCCAGCCGTACTGCGTAGTTATGTCCTTCGGGTGCGTCTGTCTCGCATGGAAGACCAGTGTCGTGTTCTGGCGGCCGCGGTCGAGACTCTCGACGATGTCTTCTACGTCTACGACGCAGACGGCAAACTTGCGTACTGGAACACTCGGCTGAACGAGCTGTTCGACCTGACGGATAGCGAACTGTCGGGCACAGAGCCGACCGAGTTCTTCGTCGCGGATGACCGGGAAGCCGTTGAAGTAGCTCTCGAGGAGGTGTTCGAGTCGGGTCAAACGACCGTTGAAGCGCGGGCCGAGACGACGGAGGGGGTGGTGACGTTCGAACTCAGCGGCCGGCTCCTCACGGCGGACGACGGCACAGTTCAGGGGTTCAGCGGTGTCGGCCGGGATATTACGGACCGGCGGGAACGGGAGTGGCACCTCCAGCGACAGAACGAGCGGCTCACAGAGTTCGCTGACCTGCTGGCACACGACCTCCGGACGCCGCTTGCCGTCACTAGTGGCCACCTCGAACTCGCTGCCGAGGAGCTGTCGGTCGAGCGTATCAACGCCGCCAGAGATGGGTTAGGGCGGTTAGAATCGATTATCGAGGACCTGCGGACCGCAACCAGAGACGGGGCGCTGGCAGCCGACGAGCAGGCCGTCGATATCGCTGACGTGGTAACGACGGCGTGGACCCACGTCGAGACCGACAGCGCAGTGCTGGAACCCCCGCCATCGATACTGATTGAAGCTGACCCAAAGCGATTGCTCCGACTGTTCGAGAACGTCTTCGCTAACGCCGTCACACACGGGCCTGAGCGCAATGAACGCGCAGCCGATGAGGAAGATGGAGGCGACGCCACCGAAATAACGGTTCGCATCGTACCGACACCCGACGGCTTCGCGATCGAGGATGACGGCCGGGGAATCGCTCCCGACGAACGGGAGCGGGTGTTCGAACCGGGCGCGTCACGGGCGGCTGACGGGACCGGCTTCGGTCTCTATATCGTCAGGACAATCGCCGAAGCCCACGGCTGGACAGTGCGTGTCACAACAGGAGAACACGGCGGTGCACGGTTCGAATTCGATATCGATGCGGACACCGCCTGTTAGTCGTTTCCGCTTCAGGGCATCCCGTCGCCGCCCATACCGCCACCGCCCATACCGCCGCCACCCATACCGCCCATGCCGCCACCAAGTCCGAACGCGCCGAGCAGGCTCGTGACGAGGCCGTAGACGACCAGTCCGAGGCCCCCGACGACGAGAGCGATGCCGACGGCGACGATGGGTGCCTTCCACGCGACCAGACCGATGCCGGCGAGCAACACGACGATACCGCCGATACCAACCGCACCGAGTTTATCCAACATACCCGTGTTGGTCCGGCGGGCGGACAAAAGCCCGTCGGTCAGTACTCGAACTCGGTGTCGACGTTCTGTGCCGCCGCGACCATTTCGGCGATAGTGTCCTGCCGGCGAAGCAGCCGCATCGTGTCGCCCTCGACGTCAAAGGTTCCGTCCATCGCGGCGGCGGAGATGTCGAGGTCGCCCTGCAGCATCGTGACCCACTCGCTGTAGGGGCCACGGAACGCGAAGTCGTACTCGGGGTCTGCGACCGTTCCGGCGGCGGTACAGACACCGTCCTTGATCACAACGACGAACTGTATCGGTTCACCGGTGTAGGCGTCGTCGGCACGGATTTCGAAACAGAATACAGCGGTGAAGTCGTCGGCGCTGTCAGCGAACGCGGCCCGCTCGTTGATCCGGTCGCGCCACGCGGCGGCCCAGTCATCGGCGTCGGTCGGCAGCGTCACAGTCATTGGCAGGCGGTATGCAAGGGGGGCTTTTCTGTGTTGCCTTGTCCTTTCGAGTGCAACACCCGGGAAGTCGTCGTTGTGGCTCCGCGGCGAACGCGAGGAAAACTGTCGAACGAGGTCTCAGCGGCGTGATTCGCCGCCGAGATACAGCCGAGACACCTCGGGGTCGTCGAGCAGCGAGTCGGCCTCACCCTCGAACTTGACCGTCCCCTGGTCAAGGACGAACCCGCGGTCGGAGATGCCCAGTCCCTCACGGGCATTCTGCTCGACCATCAGGATCGACGTGCCGAGTTCGTTGACTGTCTCTACGTCGTCGAACACTTCCTTGGCCGTGTTGGGAGCCAGCCCGGCACTTGGCTCGTCGATGAGCAACACGTCGGGCTCCATCACGAGCGCGCGGGCGAAGGCCAGCACCTGCCGCTGGCCGCCCGAGAGCGTCTTGGCGTTCGCGGTACGCTTGTCGTCGAGGATCGGGAACCGGTCGTACAGTTCGGCCACGGTCTCGTCGAGGCCGCCGTCACGAGCGACTCCGCCCATCCGGAGGTTCTCGTCGATGGTCAGCGAGCCGAACACGTTCTCCGTCTGTGGGACGTAGCCGACGCCGATACGGACGATGTCCTCGGGGGCCATCCCGCCGATTTCGCGGTCGCCGAGACGTACCGAGCCGGTCCAAGGCTCCAGCATACCGAACACCGTCTTGAGAACGGTAGACTTGCCGGCCCCGTTCGGGCCGACGAGACAGGCGATTTCCCCCTCGCCAAGGGTCAGCGAGAGGTCATCGAGCACCTGTACTTCGCCGTAGCCGCTGTCGACGCTGTCGACAGTGAGGATGGGGTCGGTCATTCCGACGGCCCTCCCAGATAGGCGTCGATGACGCGCTCGTCGCTCCGGACCGCCTCGGGCGGCCCCTCAACGAGGACACTTCCCTGATTGAGGACGATAATCGGGTCGGCAAGCCGCATGATGAAGTTCATGTCGTGTTCGATGATGAGGAAGGTGATCCCCTCCTCGTTGAGTTCCTCGATGAACCCGGCGAGTTTGTCGGCCAGCACGGGGTTGACACCGGCGACAGGCTCGTCGAGGAGCAGCAGATCGGGTTCGGCCATCATTCCGCGGGCCAGTTCGACCAGTTTCATCTGTCCGCCCGAAAGATCCGTCGCAGGCTGGGTGGCCAGATCACCGATCTCGAACCGTTCGAGCATCTTCTGGGCCTGTTCCAGCGAGCGCCGTTCCTCCTGTTCGACGGTACTTGGCGATGTGAACAACGGGATTATCGATTCCCCGGTCTGGTTGTGTGGCCCCACCAGCAGCGCCTCCCGGACGGTCATCCCCTCCGGTTTTCGTGGCGTCTGGAACGTCCGGATCATCCCCTGATCGGCGATTTCGTGGGGCTTCTGGCCAGTCACGTCGACGCCGTTGACCGAGACGGAGCCTGCATCGGGCTCATAGAAGCCCGAGACGAGGTTGAACAGCGTCGACTTACCGGCCCCGTTCGGGCCGATGAGACCCGTAATCGTGCTGCGTTCGACCTCGATGGACGCGTCGTCCGTTGCCACGAGGCCGCCGAAGCGTTTCTCCAGCCCCTCAGCACGGAGAACGGGGTCGGCCTTCCCGAGGACGGGGCCGTCGGAGACGAGCGACTGCTCACTCATCGCGACCGCCCCCCAGCGAGTCGGGCCAGATAAGTTCGCGCTCCGGCGGGAGAATCCCCTCCGGGCGGAGCCTGACGATGAAGATGATGAGCAGCCCGACCAGCATGAGTCGGAAGGGCGCGGCACCGATTGGTAGCGCCCCGGTGTCAGTCAGGAAGCGCGTCCCCTGCTGGATAGCGACGATTGTAAACCCACCAAGCATCGCGCCGCGGTCGCTGCCAGTGCCGCCGAGGATAACGGCGACCCAGACGTAGAACGTCGTGATGGGCTGGAGGTCCTGCGGGCTGACGAACAACACGAGATGGGAGTAGAACACGCCCGCAAGCGCCATGATGAGGCTCCCGATGACGAACGCCTGCATCTTAAACGCGAACGTGTTCTTGCCCAGCGTCTCCGCAAGGTCCTCGTCGGTCCGGATTGTCCGGAGGACGCGGCCCCACGGCGACTGGTGGATGCGCCGGAGGAACAGGTAGACCGCCGCGACGATCACTGTGACGAGGACGACGTTCAGGAAGCTGGTGACGACCGACTGACTCATATTGAACACTGGCGTCCCGCCCACGTTGAATACGTACGGGTAGGTCAGGTCGCCGAGCACAGGCCAGTCGGAGAAAAACAGCGGGATGCCGGTCAGACCGGCGCTGCCCGCCGTCCACTGCGATTCGTTGAGGATGAAGATACGCACGACCTCCGCGAGCCCCAGTGACGCGATCGCGAGGTAGTCATCGCGGAGTTTCAGCGTCGGATAGCCGATGAGTACCGCGAGCACCGCCGCGAGGGCGAGACCACCAAATAGCGCGATGACGGGACTAACACCGCCGGAGATCGGTGAGCCGGACGCCGTCAGCAGCGCGGTCCCGTACGCGCCGAGGCCGAA from Haloarcula sp. H-GB4 harbors:
- a CDS encoding SCP2 sterol-binding domain-containing protein; this encodes MTVTLPTDADDWAAAWRDRINERAAFADSADDFTAVFCFEIRADDAYTGEPIQFVVVIKDGVCTAAGTVADPEYDFAFRGPYSEWVTMLQGDLDISAAAMDGTFDVEGDTMRLLRRQDTIAEMVAAAQNVDTEFEY
- a CDS encoding HAMP domain-containing sensor histidine kinase, translating into MEDQCRVLAAAVETLDDVFYVYDADGKLAYWNTRLNELFDLTDSELSGTEPTEFFVADDREAVEVALEEVFESGQTTVEARAETTEGVVTFELSGRLLTADDGTVQGFSGVGRDITDRREREWHLQRQNERLTEFADLLAHDLRTPLAVTSGHLELAAEELSVERINAARDGLGRLESIIEDLRTATRDGALAADEQAVDIADVVTTAWTHVETDSAVLEPPPSILIEADPKRLLRLFENVFANAVTHGPERNERAADEEDGGDATEITVRIVPTPDGFAIEDDGRGIAPDERERVFEPGASRAADGTGFGLYIVRTIAEAHGWTVRVTTGEHGGARFEFDIDADTAC
- a CDS encoding ABC transporter ATP-binding protein, whose product is MTDPILTVDSVDSGYGEVQVLDDLSLTLGEGEIACLVGPNGAGKSTVLKTVFGMLEPWTGSVRLGDREIGGMAPEDIVRIGVGYVPQTENVFGSLTIDENLRMGGVARDGGLDETVAELYDRFPILDDKRTANAKTLSGGQRQVLAFARALVMEPDVLLIDEPSAGLAPNTAKEVFDDVETVNELGTSILMVEQNAREGLGISDRGFVLDQGTVKFEGEADSLLDDPEVSRLYLGGESRR
- a CDS encoding thioredoxin family protein translates to MDTKTEHSVQTVETRDELDDVLATDDRVLVMVRTTGCTICKSMEPILDIAAKATDATVIVFNPKHDLDAVDAFDVRSVPTFLLFADGDLIHRRADGFVPAEDLIEFVERGSESDV
- a CDS encoding DUF460 domain-containing protein, with amino-acid sequence MNRTAALDAVVFGVDIQSGDVRGDAPSYALVVFDGESVERDVVSRRKLRRRIEDEEPAIVATDNMYELAEDKDALIHVLGSLPDETKLVQVTGDERPEPLSRVAKRHGVPYGKDPMEEAEAAARLAAANVGQEVSAFTDTTEVKVSRGRSTGKGGWSEDRYTRRIHGAVRKRTRDIESELDAAGLEYERDVTEKYGGFSNAVFQVSARPQDIPVSRARSGDTRVEIERQRRDGIEFKPLAKRRDHVVVGVDPGTTTAVAIVSLDGTVLDVYSSRTDDAAATTEWIIERGRPVVVAADVTPMPETVEKLRRSFSAAGWEPDTDLPVDEKKHRTREEAYDNDHERDAMAAALYAFDNHADQFERVAGKVPPQYDVGPVIDRVVAGEESVETVLRDLEDDDSEDEDTTAHEPRELTDDEKEIKRLNARIERLESHVDDLKETIKRKDDQLSEKDKQLEKARSEGRREVRKDREVTRLQRRNEALERKVDEEEEKREALADKLERLKALWKLDHSNFADVSEKQEGLTPVKVVEQFTRDAIADADERFGLVEDDIVMFRDASGAGRSTAQQLADIDPKIVLRNGNLSDIADQVLFDNDIPVAPAEMVTVQEVDELAVTREGEIEAAIEDWEERAADRRKEQNAEMVDQIISEHRADRPTSEN
- a CDS encoding sugar O-acetyltransferase; translation: MPSEKEKMLAGERYDASDPELVAARERANELTREYNQTDPADTDTRQALIEDLFGSVGADCHVEPPFRCDYGDNIHVGEGFYANFDCVVLDVCRVDIGDDCLLGPGVHIYTATHPLDPDERRSGVEYGKPVTIGDNVWVGGQAVINPGVTVGDDAVIGSGAVVTDDVPAGVVVQGNPASVVREIED
- a CDS encoding branched-chain amino acid ABC transporter permease, whose product is MSTLDVGTYSPREKGVVGLLGALAALLLVAVLTGVLAPAYLLYLIGLSAMYMLLSMGLNVQWGYGGMINFSVAAFFGLGAYGTALLTASGSPISGGVSPVIALFGGLALAAVLAVLIGYPTLKLRDDYLAIASLGLAEVVRIFILNESQWTAGSAGLTGIPLFFSDWPVLGDLTYPYVFNVGGTPVFNMSQSVVTSFLNVVLVTVIVAAVYLFLRRIHQSPWGRVLRTIRTDEDLAETLGKNTFAFKMQAFVIGSLIMALAGVFYSHLVLFVSPQDLQPITTFYVWVAVILGGTGSDRGAMLGGFTIVAIQQGTRFLTDTGALPIGAAPFRLMLVGLLIIFIVRLRPEGILPPERELIWPDSLGGGRDE
- a CDS encoding ABC transporter ATP-binding protein, translated to MSEQSLVSDGPVLGKADPVLRAEGLEKRFGGLVATDDASIEVERSTITGLIGPNGAGKSTLFNLVSGFYEPDAGSVSVNGVDVTGQKPHEIADQGMIRTFQTPRKPEGMTVREALLVGPHNQTGESIIPLFTSPSTVEQEERRSLEQAQKMLERFEIGDLATQPATDLSGGQMKLVELARGMMAEPDLLLLDEPVAGVNPVLADKLAGFIEELNEEGITFLIIEHDMNFIMRLADPIIVLNQGSVLVEGPPEAVRSDERVIDAYLGGPSE